A stretch of Sandaracinaceae bacterium DNA encodes these proteins:
- a CDS encoding GGDEF domain-containing protein — translation MEDERTTNPNKTVVTVITKAPNKKGDDSREGCLVIIYGDDLGRRVPLGTEPTVIGRSSKCDVQLDQESVSRNHARISRERNGYVIRDLGSTNGTYVNDELVDEVALRDGDQLKIGRTIFKFIVSGNMEAQYHEEIYRLMTVDGLTELHNKRFFNEALEREASRSRRYERDFSLVMFDIDHFKRINDTYGHLAGDSVLRQLGALVRARVRRDDVPARTGGEEFGVIVPEVAREGAILLAEKLRASVESAIFRFEGTQIPVTVSIGVAAWGPQVEDPQELVKEADERLYDAKRGGRNRVCG, via the coding sequence ATGGAAGACGAGCGGACGACCAACCCGAACAAGACGGTCGTCACCGTCATCACCAAGGCCCCCAACAAGAAGGGGGATGACTCCCGCGAGGGCTGTTTGGTGATCATCTACGGTGACGATCTCGGACGTCGGGTGCCCCTGGGCACGGAGCCCACCGTGATCGGACGCTCGTCCAAGTGTGACGTGCAGCTCGACCAGGAGAGCGTGTCCCGCAACCACGCGCGCATCAGCCGCGAGCGGAACGGCTACGTGATCCGCGATCTCGGCTCGACGAACGGGACGTACGTCAACGACGAGCTGGTCGACGAGGTGGCGCTCCGGGACGGGGACCAGCTCAAGATCGGCCGCACGATCTTCAAGTTCATCGTCAGCGGCAACATGGAGGCGCAGTACCACGAGGAGATCTACCGGCTGATGACGGTGGATGGCCTGACGGAGCTGCACAACAAGCGCTTCTTCAACGAGGCGCTCGAGCGCGAGGCCTCCCGCTCGCGCCGCTACGAGCGCGACTTCTCGCTCGTGATGTTCGACATCGACCACTTCAAGCGCATCAACGACACCTACGGTCACCTCGCGGGCGACTCGGTGCTGCGTCAGCTCGGCGCGCTCGTGCGCGCGCGGGTCCGCCGCGACGACGTCCCGGCCCGCACGGGCGGCGAGGAGTTCGGCGTCATCGTGCCGGAGGTCGCGCGCGAGGGCGCGATTCTCCTGGCCGAGAAGCTGCGCGCGTCGGTCGAGAGCGCCATCTTCCGCTTCGAGGGCACGCAGATCCCCGTCACGGTGAGCATCGGCGTCGCGGCCTGGGGCCCGCAGGTCGAAGATCCGCAGGAGCTGGTCAAGGAGGCCGACGAGCGCCTCTACGACGCCAAGCGCGGCGGTCGCAACCGCGTCTGCGGCTGA
- a CDS encoding sterol desaturase family protein, which yields MNIALGFVGGLVVWTLLEYVLHRFAGHQFKLGKTIAREHLSHHATPDYFSPMRKKVLLAIPVLGGLTALLVPLVGWGGAAVVFGTFAGWRFYEALHRATHLRGPRNAYGAWARRHHLHHHFQAPKANHGVTSPLWDWVFGTLERPETIRVPRRHARCFAWLLAQGTADEIDPRYARTYSLR from the coding sequence ATGAACATCGCGCTCGGATTCGTGGGGGGCCTCGTCGTCTGGACGCTGCTCGAGTACGTCTTGCATCGCTTCGCGGGCCACCAGTTCAAGCTGGGCAAGACGATCGCGCGCGAGCACCTCTCGCACCACGCCACGCCGGACTACTTCTCGCCGATGCGCAAGAAGGTGCTCCTGGCGATCCCCGTGCTCGGCGGCCTCACGGCGCTCCTCGTGCCGCTCGTCGGATGGGGTGGGGCGGCCGTCGTCTTCGGCACCTTCGCCGGCTGGCGCTTCTACGAGGCGCTGCACCGGGCGACCCACCTCCGCGGCCCGCGCAACGCCTACGGCGCGTGGGCGCGGCGCCACCACCTGCACCACCACTTCCAGGCGCCGAAGGCCAACCACGGCGTCACCTCGCCGCTGTGGGACTGGGTCTTCGGCACGCTCGAGAGGCCCGAGACGATCCGCGTGCCCCGCCGTCACGCGCGCTGCTTCGCGTGGCTCCTGGCGCAGGGCACCGCGGACGAGATCGACCCGCGCTACGCGCGCACCTATTCGTTGCGCTGA
- a CDS encoding helix-turn-helix domain-containing protein, giving the protein MVHELPPMKKKKTARAKRREETSAAIVEAALAIVTEEGFDALTMKRLADELGYAIGAFYRYFPSKDALLLAVQRRVLELLAEELAEARRRLDAHLAREPASEQIAALARIVALAQVYETLPTRRPAHFRLLSRWLGEPEPMVGTEAAAPAMPVLLALFGSVPALLVEAEAVGALRPGDVSRRGNLLWGALQGVLQLRKLDRFGVDAFRPGPLAQELYRTVLLGWGADPVRVDAALALAAEVLTVQMREEIE; this is encoded by the coding sequence GTGGTTCACGAGTTGCCGCCGATGAAGAAGAAGAAGACGGCCCGCGCCAAGCGCCGCGAGGAGACGAGCGCGGCCATCGTCGAGGCGGCGCTCGCCATCGTCACCGAGGAGGGCTTCGACGCCCTGACGATGAAGCGCCTGGCGGACGAGCTGGGCTACGCCATCGGCGCCTTCTACCGCTACTTCCCGTCGAAGGACGCGCTCCTGCTCGCCGTGCAGCGACGGGTGCTCGAGCTGCTGGCGGAGGAGCTCGCCGAGGCCCGACGCAGGCTGGACGCGCACCTCGCGCGCGAGCCCGCCTCCGAACAGATCGCGGCGCTGGCCCGCATCGTCGCGCTCGCCCAGGTCTACGAGACGCTGCCGACACGCCGGCCGGCGCACTTCCGGCTGCTCAGCCGCTGGCTCGGGGAGCCCGAGCCCATGGTCGGCACCGAGGCGGCCGCGCCGGCGATGCCGGTCCTGCTCGCGCTCTTCGGCAGCGTGCCCGCGCTCCTGGTGGAGGCGGAGGCGGTCGGCGCGCTCCGCCCCGGCGACGTGAGCCGTCGCGGCAACCTGCTCTGGGGCGCGTTGCAAGGAGTCTTGCAGTTGAGGAAGCTCGACCGCTTCGGCGTGGACGCGTTCCGGCCGGGCCCGCTCGCGCAGGAGCTCTACCGGACCGTGCTGCTCGGGTGGGGCGCGGACCCGGTCCGGGTGGACGCCGCGCTGGCGCTGGCGGCCGAGGTATTGACCGTGCAGATGAGGGAGGAGATCGAATGA
- a CDS encoding glycosyltransferase family 39 protein — translation MLGIVAALGWLGLAALADGYFAHGWSARWYWTDADGERHLVDRTVEHRTTFPNVHRPIARYVQGWPFERLARPEDLPEIDAELRARLEVPDGPARYLSLRARSEATLRVDGQTLDDDAAGALPLAPGVHDVVVRWRGRALPYPARGRPDPRSAFLELTWDTRPGPGTTVPHDALTPASEAWPTSRLALWWAAGLGALFWGLGFFFAMRAPRATARWRRFGLLATVAVALLGTAYRAWDYDVVPEFRDNADELFATWNGWSILEDGTTRGWTIWPASYGGTVSVEEARYFGERRPVISPYFEQPAFFHVIVGVAAHLGGADHWLDAKLKHTRLVPMGLNVIAIFLLVAVGRRLFGPGPGPWLGALLYATLPIIALQTRVVKEEDLLVVLSLAMMLFFLRWREHRKTRDLVLASVCAGLSTCTKIPAVVWVPALVMLVAAEKGETRRAVLSAAIGVGVSSLLLVFALVVDWEVFVMTTAKQGSRPTHWNLFPRFLDAILINHDLVGRGWSLFLWVAYGASVWSRGFKNAAVVTVPMIAYLVAIGLGSGNHTFGWYMIPVYPFLCLGTGDFLERLLRRPTFFGGGIFVTLFVMYSMNFTVPVEWAKQPEAWPGLRRDITLFLLLSLSPYALAQVWRDNRFFVKLARLWTVVGLAMVVWISADFIIHYDRSIETYFNFDRDMYFHR, via the coding sequence GTGCTGGGGATCGTGGCCGCGCTCGGGTGGCTCGGGCTCGCCGCGCTCGCCGACGGCTACTTCGCGCACGGCTGGAGCGCGCGCTGGTACTGGACCGACGCGGACGGCGAGCGCCACCTCGTCGATCGCACCGTCGAGCACCGCACGACCTTCCCCAACGTGCACCGCCCCATCGCGCGCTACGTGCAGGGCTGGCCCTTCGAGCGCCTGGCGCGCCCGGAGGACCTCCCGGAGATCGACGCGGAGCTGCGCGCGCGCCTCGAGGTGCCGGACGGCCCGGCGCGGTACCTCTCCCTTCGCGCGCGGAGCGAGGCGACGCTCCGGGTCGACGGCCAGACGCTCGACGACGACGCGGCCGGCGCGCTCCCCCTCGCGCCGGGCGTGCACGACGTCGTCGTGCGCTGGCGGGGCCGCGCCCTGCCCTACCCCGCGCGCGGCCGACCGGATCCTCGCAGCGCCTTCCTGGAGCTCACGTGGGACACGCGCCCGGGCCCCGGCACCACCGTTCCGCACGACGCATTGACGCCCGCGAGCGAGGCCTGGCCGACCTCGCGCCTCGCCCTCTGGTGGGCCGCGGGGCTCGGCGCGCTCTTCTGGGGCCTCGGCTTCTTCTTCGCGATGCGGGCCCCGCGAGCGACGGCGCGCTGGCGCCGCTTCGGCCTGCTCGCCACGGTCGCGGTGGCGCTGCTCGGCACCGCCTATCGCGCGTGGGACTACGACGTGGTCCCCGAATTCCGCGACAACGCGGACGAGCTGTTCGCGACCTGGAACGGGTGGTCGATCCTCGAGGACGGCACGACGCGAGGCTGGACGATCTGGCCCGCCTCCTACGGGGGCACCGTGTCCGTGGAGGAGGCGCGGTACTTCGGCGAGCGGCGCCCGGTGATCTCGCCGTACTTCGAGCAGCCGGCCTTCTTCCACGTGATCGTGGGCGTCGCGGCCCACCTCGGCGGCGCCGATCACTGGCTGGACGCGAAGCTGAAGCACACGCGGCTCGTGCCGATGGGCCTGAACGTCATCGCGATCTTCCTCCTCGTCGCGGTGGGGAGGCGGCTCTTCGGGCCCGGGCCCGGGCCGTGGCTGGGTGCGCTGCTGTACGCGACGTTGCCGATCATCGCGCTCCAGACCCGGGTCGTCAAAGAGGAGGACCTGCTCGTCGTCCTCTCGCTCGCGATGATGCTCTTCTTCCTGCGATGGCGAGAGCATCGCAAGACACGTGATCTCGTGCTCGCGTCGGTCTGTGCGGGGCTGTCGACCTGCACGAAGATCCCGGCCGTCGTCTGGGTGCCCGCCCTGGTGATGCTCGTCGCGGCCGAGAAGGGGGAGACGCGGCGCGCCGTCCTCTCCGCCGCGATCGGCGTCGGGGTCTCGTCCCTCCTGCTCGTCTTCGCGCTCGTCGTCGACTGGGAGGTCTTCGTGATGACGACGGCGAAACAGGGGAGCCGGCCCACGCACTGGAACCTCTTCCCGCGCTTCCTCGACGCGATCCTGATCAACCACGACCTCGTCGGCCGCGGCTGGTCGCTCTTCCTCTGGGTCGCGTACGGCGCCAGCGTCTGGTCGCGGGGCTTCAAGAACGCCGCCGTCGTCACCGTGCCGATGATCGCCTACCTCGTCGCCATCGGCCTGGGCAGCGGCAACCACACCTTCGGCTGGTACATGATCCCCGTCTACCCGTTCCTCTGCCTCGGGACGGGCGACTTCCTCGAGCGGCTGCTGCGGCGGCCGACGTTCTTCGGGGGCGGGATCTTCGTCACCCTCTTCGTGATGTACTCGATGAACTTCACGGTGCCGGTGGAGTGGGCGAAGCAGCCCGAGGCGTGGCCGGGCCTGCGTCGCGACATCACGCTCTTCCTGCTGCTGTCGCTCTCGCCCTACGCGCTGGCCCAGGTCTGGCGCGACAACCGCTTCTTCGTGAAGCTCGCGCGGCTCTGGACGGTGGTCGGGCTGGCGATGGTGGTGTGGATCAGCGCGGACTTCATCATCCACTACGACCGCTCGATCGAGACCTACTTCAACTTCGATCGCGACATGTACTTCCACCGGTGA
- a CDS encoding discoidin domain-containing protein, translating to MSTTGTPSSAIKEYFLLSDAKATSKKVTEDARSALARRLGIARQRAEAADALWSNGHTAEGLRMAAAAFEETLDAAPELAKATGLTAAAPRSVARPDSEADTEAGAEAEAAAAADSEAAAAAAAAAAAAAAAAAEADSDAEAAADSDADAEADSDAEAAADSDAEADSDAEAAADSDAEAAADSDAEAAADAETDSEAAADAEADSEADSEADSEADSEADAEAAADSAADSDAAADADAAADAAADSDAAADSDAAADAAADSDAAADADSALGWEPVLVSRGVSSGRLADVREAHAALTSTALPALDAEVEARHGELFQKLVTARRHADQALAPGALTPREITLTQASRIAFASLVLALGLFGLFLLLRTPTGYEATASGTFGPDFPPRSVIDDDHASEWLLPDRTAGWVEVSLSPPERVEKLKLLNGHNRHFNDRAVQEYTVEVYANGELARTVEGSFEEFQTRPQWVEHALGIDGVERVRVNVRSWHRTGAALAEIDWE from the coding sequence GTGAGCACGACCGGTACCCCTTCGAGCGCCATCAAGGAGTATTTCCTCCTCTCCGACGCGAAGGCGACGTCCAAGAAGGTCACCGAGGACGCGCGCAGCGCGCTCGCTCGGCGCCTCGGCATCGCCCGTCAGCGCGCCGAAGCCGCAGACGCGCTCTGGTCCAACGGGCACACGGCCGAGGGCCTGCGCATGGCCGCGGCCGCGTTCGAGGAGACCCTCGACGCCGCCCCCGAGCTCGCCAAGGCCACCGGCCTGACCGCCGCTGCCCCCAGATCAGTCGCGCGCCCGGACTCGGAAGCGGATACGGAAGCGGGAGCGGAAGCGGAAGCGGCCGCGGCAGCGGACTCGGAAGCGGCAGCGGCAGCGGCAGCGGCAGCGGCAGCGGCAGCGGCAGCGGCAGCGGAAGCGGACTCGGACGCGGAAGCGGCAGCGGACTCGGACGCGGACGCGGAAGCGGACTCGGACGCGGAAGCGGCAGCGGACTCGGACGCGGAAGCGGACTCGGACGCGGAAGCGGCAGCGGACTCGGACGCGGAAGCGGCAGCGGACTCGGACGCGGAAGCGGCAGCGGACGCGGAAACGGACTCGGAAGCGGCAGCGGACGCGGAAGCGGACTCGGAAGCGGACTCGGAAGCGGACTCGGAAGCGGACTCGGAAGCGGACGCGGAAGCGGCGGCGGACTCGGCAGCGGACTCGGACGCGGCAGCGGACGCGGACGCGGCGGCGGACGCGGCAGCCGACTCGGACGCGGCAGCGGACTCGGACGCGGCGGCGGACGCGGCAGCCGACTCGGACGCGGCAGCGGATGCGGACTCGGCCCTCGGCTGGGAGCCGGTTCTGGTCTCCCGCGGCGTCTCTTCGGGTCGCCTCGCCGACGTCCGCGAAGCCCACGCCGCCCTCACCTCGACCGCGCTGCCCGCGCTGGACGCCGAGGTCGAGGCTCGCCACGGCGAGCTCTTCCAGAAGCTCGTGACCGCGCGTCGGCACGCCGACCAGGCGCTCGCGCCGGGCGCGCTGACCCCGCGCGAGATCACGCTGACCCAGGCTTCGCGCATCGCGTTCGCGAGCCTCGTGCTCGCGCTCGGCCTCTTCGGTCTGTTCCTGTTGCTGCGGACCCCGACCGGCTACGAGGCCACGGCGTCAGGGACCTTCGGGCCCGACTTCCCGCCGCGCAGCGTCATCGACGACGACCACGCCTCGGAGTGGCTGCTGCCGGACCGGACCGCGGGCTGGGTGGAGGTGAGCCTCTCGCCGCCGGAGCGGGTCGAGAAGCTGAAGCTGCTCAACGGGCACAACCGCCACTTCAACGATCGCGCGGTCCAGGAGTACACCGTCGAGGTCTACGCCAACGGAGAGCTCGCCCGCACCGTCGAGGGGAGCTTCGAGGAGTTCCAGACGCGCCCGCAGTGGGTGGAGCACGCGCTGGGCATCGACGGCGTCGAGCGGGTCCGGGTCAACGTCCGGTCGTGGCACCGCACGGGCGCGGCGCTGGCCGAGATCGACTGGGAGTGA
- a CDS encoding class I SAM-dependent methyltransferase: protein MQPHEHERMFRAETKHFWFVGTRGVILTLLQQALGERLMGARLLDLGCGTGYTLSRLPQSVEAVGLDYSPTALRLAQRRAPKVRYVRGSAYALPFADESFDAALALDILEHLDDDLLAAREIARVLRPGGAAVVAVPAHRWLWSQHDEALEHKRRYKLAELELVLENAGLRVERSSYYNTLLFPLVVAKRFLGKAFAAEVEEPESDLSVPPAPINRSLGAILAFERHIVPRVKLPIGVSCFAVVRKD, encoded by the coding sequence GTGCAACCCCACGAGCACGAGCGCATGTTCCGCGCGGAGACGAAGCACTTCTGGTTCGTGGGGACCCGAGGCGTGATCCTGACGCTGCTCCAGCAGGCGCTCGGGGAGCGGCTGATGGGGGCGCGGCTGCTCGATCTCGGCTGCGGCACCGGCTACACGCTGAGCCGACTGCCCCAGAGCGTGGAGGCGGTGGGGCTCGACTACTCGCCGACGGCTCTCCGGCTCGCGCAGCGCCGCGCGCCGAAGGTGCGCTACGTCCGGGGGAGCGCCTACGCGCTGCCGTTCGCGGACGAGAGCTTCGACGCGGCCCTCGCGCTCGACATCCTCGAGCACCTCGACGACGACCTGCTCGCGGCGCGCGAGATCGCGCGGGTGCTCCGCCCGGGCGGGGCGGCCGTGGTCGCGGTCCCGGCGCATCGCTGGCTCTGGAGTCAGCACGACGAGGCGCTCGAGCACAAGCGCCGCTACAAGCTCGCCGAGCTCGAGCTGGTCCTGGAGAACGCCGGCCTCCGGGTCGAACGCTCCAGCTACTACAACACGCTGCTCTTCCCGCTCGTCGTGGCGAAGCGGTTCCTCGGCAAGGCGTTCGCGGCCGAGGTCGAGGAGCCCGAGAGCGATCTCTCGGTGCCGCCGGCGCCCATCAACCGGAGCCTCGGCGCGATCCTCGCGTTCGAGCGCCACATCGTCCCCCGCGTGAAGCTGCCGATCGGCGTCAGCTGCTTCGCGGTGGTGCGCAAAGACTGA